Proteins from one Desulfonema limicola genomic window:
- a CDS encoding AtpZ/AtpI family protein, with product MKNRDLKYLKELAYFSSVGLSVSLSIFIGLGIGVWLDKKFESNPWMTLIFLGLGIIAGFRNIGLAIKKSRKF from the coding sequence ATGAAAAATAGAGATTTAAAGTATTTAAAAGAGCTTGCGTACTTTAGCAGTGTTGGTTTATCAGTCTCTCTTTCTATTTTTATAGGTTTGGGAATAGGCGTTTGGCTTGATAAAAAATTTGAATCAAATCCCTGGATGACACTCATTTTTTTGGGACTTGGAATTATAGCCGGATTTAGAAATATTGGTCTGGCAATCAAAAAAAGCAGGAAATTTTAA
- a CDS encoding glycosyltransferase family 4 protein produces MNKNNEEPLKICLLSYRSNPHCGGQGVYINNLSKALYNLGHHVDVVSGPPVPVLDKKIPLYYLPGLDLYNPDDLFRTPTVKELADPVNIMEWIGVSTMGFPEPFTFGIRAYQFLKNKFDQYDIVHDNQSLSYGLWAVKKKIPTIATIHHPITVDRDLAIQSVRSLWKKFKHWRWYSFIGMQKQVARKFSQIITVSECTKEDISREFNIPLQNFRVVPNGINTDLFYPIPEIHREPGRIIVTNSADMPLKGLYYLLQAVADLIKQGRRIKLIVIGTPKENGGIVKLIQKLGIGSYIKFTGRISDNEFVIQYARANMAVIPSVYEGFGLPAGEAMACGVPVISTTGGALPEVVGDAGIMVPPADPGALARAVTDLLDSPERAAFLGYAGYQRVLNYFTWEKAAQKTIKAYRETISDYR; encoded by the coding sequence ATGAATAAAAACAATGAAGAACCCCTGAAAATATGCCTGTTAAGCTATCGCAGCAACCCCCATTGCGGGGGGCAGGGTGTTTATATTAATAATCTGAGCAAAGCTCTGTATAATCTCGGACATCATGTGGATGTGGTTTCAGGCCCTCCTGTCCCGGTTCTTGATAAAAAAATCCCTCTTTACTATCTGCCGGGACTGGATTTATACAATCCTGACGATCTTTTCAGAACTCCAACTGTCAAAGAACTGGCTGATCCTGTTAATATAATGGAATGGATAGGGGTTTCAACAATGGGATTTCCCGAACCTTTTACCTTTGGCATAAGGGCTTACCAGTTTTTGAAAAACAAGTTCGATCAATATGATATTGTTCATGATAATCAGAGCCTTTCCTATGGATTGTGGGCTGTAAAAAAAAAGATACCAACCATAGCAACCATACATCATCCCATTACTGTTGACAGGGACCTTGCCATACAATCTGTCAGATCTCTTTGGAAAAAGTTCAAACACTGGCGCTGGTATTCTTTTATTGGAATGCAAAAACAGGTGGCCAGGAAATTTTCCCAGATCATAACTGTTTCAGAATGTACAAAAGAGGATATAAGCAGGGAATTCAATATTCCCTTGCAGAATTTCAGGGTAGTGCCTAATGGTATTAACACGGATCTTTTTTATCCAATCCCTGAAATTCATCGTGAACCAGGGCGCATAATTGTTACCAACAGCGCAGATATGCCTTTAAAAGGACTGTATTATTTATTACAGGCTGTTGCCGACCTGATAAAACAAGGACGCAGGATCAAGCTGATTGTCATAGGAACACCAAAAGAAAACGGGGGTATTGTTAAACTTATTCAAAAACTGGGTATTGGCAGTTATATCAAATTTACCGGCCGTATAAGTGATAACGAGTTTGTCATCCAGTATGCCAGGGCAAATATGGCTGTTATACCTTCTGTATATGAAGGCTTCGGTCTTCCAGCAGGCGAGGCTATGGCATGCGGTGTTCCTGTTATCAGCACCACTGGCGGAGCTTTGCCTGAAGTAGTGGGAGATGCAGGCATAATGGTTCCCCCTGCTGACCCAGGTGCCCTGGCCCGGGCTGTTACCGATTTGCTTGACTCTCCTGAAAGGGCAGCATTTCTGGGATATGCTGGTTATCAAAGGGTTCTTAATTATTTTACATGGGAAAAAGCAGCCCAGAAAACTATTAAAGCTTACAGGGAAACAATCAGTGATTACCGTTAA
- a CDS encoding hydroxymethylglutaryl-CoA lyase, which produces MHNNNKIILIEVGPRDGFQLESKIIPTCLKQEIINKLADSGISQIQAASFVNPGLVPQMADSGEVIKGLNSKKGVLYTGLALNTKGVSRACEAGLDCVEVSISASNTHSLKNSGMTREKALEQGREMVNTALKLKIKVIASVQCSFGCVYEGDIPVSQVLSAARVFSCAGISRLSLADTTGMANPQSVKKIINILQTEIKDIPLGLHLHDTRGLGLVNLMAGMECGVRYFDTAFGGMGGCPFVKGAAGNIATEDTAYLLESLGISTGINIEKVAECSRQMSDFLGRKLPGRLYRQDCRNLG; this is translated from the coding sequence ATGCATAATAATAATAAAATAATATTAATAGAGGTTGGTCCAAGGGACGGGTTTCAACTGGAATCAAAGATTATTCCAACATGCCTTAAACAGGAAATTATAAACAAGCTTGCAGATTCAGGCATATCTCAGATTCAGGCAGCTTCTTTTGTAAATCCTGGACTGGTTCCCCAGATGGCAGATTCTGGTGAGGTTATAAAAGGATTAAATTCTAAAAAAGGGGTTTTATATACAGGGCTTGCTTTGAACACCAAAGGTGTAAGCCGGGCCTGTGAAGCAGGGCTTGATTGTGTGGAGGTTTCTATTTCAGCCAGTAATACGCACAGCCTTAAAAATTCAGGCATGACCCGTGAAAAGGCTCTTGAACAGGGCAGGGAAATGGTAAACACAGCCCTGAAGTTGAAGATAAAAGTTATAGCCAGTGTCCAATGCTCTTTTGGATGTGTTTATGAAGGAGATATTCCAGTTTCACAGGTATTAAGTGCTGCCCGGGTTTTTTCATGTGCTGGTATCAGCAGGCTTTCCCTGGCTGATACCACAGGAATGGCAAATCCCCAGTCAGTTAAAAAGATAATAAATATCCTGCAAACTGAAATAAAAGATATTCCCCTGGGGCTTCATTTGCATGATACCAGGGGACTAGGTCTTGTCAATCTTATGGCTGGCATGGAGTGCGGGGTAAGATATTTTGACACTGCCTTTGGTGGTATGGGGGGATGTCCTTTTGTAAAAGGTGCAGCAGGAAACATAGCCACAGAAGATACGGCTTACCTGCTGGAATCACTGGGTATAAGCACTGGAATCAATATTGAAAAAGTTGCAGAATGTTCCAGACAGATGTCTGATTTTTTAGGCAGAAAACTTCCTGGCAGGCTGTATCGCCAGGATTGCCGAAATCTTGGCTGA
- the lptF gene encoding LPS export ABC transporter permease LptF: MKVNSIINRYIFKEMLSPFFINIIFFMFVFLLTEILEITNMIVNYKINLLSVAKLMAYSMPYFLVFIIPMSVMMTVLLTFLKMSSDNEITALKSGGINIYQLLPPVFIFCLAGCFLTGIMIIYGLPWGKMSLKQLTIDVARSNIDIGLKERTFNNSFKGVMLYVNKIDLKNKELIDIFIQDERTHNAGVTIIAPKGKLFSDPENLLFHLKLFNGNINQVDIDKRSVNSVNFDTYDIKLDLKKAVENTGLGPKDGKEMNLAELYEYINNAQVKDIRYYSILIEFHRKFSIPFACIALGLLAVPLGVQSKSARKSFGLGLGLLLFLFYYLLLSAGLVFGEAGKYPPLIGMWVPNIVTGGIGIFLLNRTVKGRPVYIDMLPRLIKIFQR, from the coding sequence ATGAAAGTCAATTCAATAATAAACCGCTACATATTCAAAGAGATGCTGTCTCCTTTTTTTATTAATATAATATTTTTCATGTTTGTTTTTCTATTAACTGAAATACTTGAAATAACAAACATGATTGTAAATTATAAGATTAATCTTTTAAGTGTTGCCAAGCTTATGGCTTATTCCATGCCATATTTCCTGGTGTTTATTATTCCCATGTCAGTAATGATGACAGTGCTGCTTACATTTTTGAAAATGTCTTCAGACAATGAGATTACCGCCTTAAAATCAGGAGGAATCAACATATATCAATTACTGCCTCCTGTATTTATTTTTTGTCTTGCAGGCTGTTTTTTAACAGGCATTATGATTATTTACGGGCTGCCCTGGGGAAAAATGTCTTTAAAACAGCTTACCATTGATGTTGCCAGATCAAATATTGATATTGGATTAAAAGAAAGAACATTTAATAACAGTTTTAAAGGCGTTATGTTGTATGTTAATAAAATTGATTTGAAAAATAAGGAACTTATTGATATTTTTATTCAGGATGAAAGAACACATAATGCTGGAGTTACTATTATTGCACCTAAGGGAAAATTATTCAGTGATCCTGAAAATCTTTTGTTTCACCTGAAATTATTTAATGGAAATATAAATCAGGTGGATATTGATAAGCGGTCAGTTAACTCTGTAAATTTTGATACATATGATATAAAGCTTGACCTGAAAAAAGCAGTTGAAAATACAGGACTCGGTCCAAAAGATGGAAAAGAGATGAATCTTGCTGAACTTTATGAGTATATAAACAATGCTCAGGTAAAGGATATCAGATATTATAGTATTCTTATTGAATTTCACAGAAAATTTTCCATTCCTTTTGCATGTATTGCATTAGGACTGCTTGCAGTTCCTCTGGGAGTGCAGTCAAAATCTGCCAGAAAATCCTTTGGTCTGGGTCTGGGACTGCTGCTTTTTTTGTTTTATTATCTGCTTCTTTCAGCAGGTCTTGTTTTTGGCGAGGCAGGAAAATATCCGCCATTAATCGGTATGTGGGTTCCCAATATTGTAACCGGCGGAATAGGCATTTTTCTTTTAAACAGAACAGTAAAAGGACGGCCTGTGTATATTGATATGCTTCCCAGGCTGATAAAAATTTTTCAAAGATGA
- a CDS encoding dihydroorotate dehydrogenase electron transfer subunit: MTQKPGKVLWNTIECSGYYKMGIECLAAYSDAKPGQFVMVRISQDLDPMLRRPFSIHRLLKTGNQIQGIEILYKLVGRGTQKLSELKKGDRIELLGPLGNCFTIPDNTRTVFIAAGGIGVAPMYFLTSLFQKNGIDLSESMVFIGGRSKDDLLCMNDFFSIGIKTVHIATDDGSAGEKELVTAPLERAIQNKRPDIIYACGPAPMLKAVSHIAGKYNILCQVSIETIMACGMGACLGCAVHSKENSGKYFHACTDGPVFDAQTIKL; this comes from the coding sequence ATGACTCAAAAACCAGGTAAGGTTTTATGGAACACTATTGAATGTTCAGGATACTATAAAATGGGCATTGAATGTCTTGCTGCTTATTCAGATGCAAAACCAGGTCAGTTTGTTATGGTTCGTATATCACAGGATTTGGATCCCATGCTCCGCCGTCCTTTTTCAATACACCGTCTTCTTAAAACAGGGAATCAGATTCAAGGCATTGAAATTCTTTATAAACTGGTAGGCAGGGGTACTCAAAAACTTTCAGAATTAAAAAAGGGGGATAGAATAGAACTTCTTGGTCCTCTGGGCAATTGTTTTACAATACCTGATAATACAAGAACTGTTTTTATTGCTGCAGGCGGTATTGGTGTTGCTCCCATGTATTTTCTTACATCTTTGTTCCAGAAGAACGGAATTGATCTTTCAGAATCCATGGTTTTTATAGGAGGAAGATCAAAAGATGATCTTTTGTGCATGAATGATTTTTTCAGTATTGGCATTAAAACCGTCCATATTGCAACTGATGATGGAAGTGCAGGGGAAAAAGAACTTGTTACCGCTCCCCTGGAAAGGGCAATACAAAACAAAAGGCCGGACATTATTTATGCCTGCGGCCCTGCTCCAATGTTAAAAGCTGTTTCCCATATTGCAGGAAAATATAATATTTTATGCCAGGTTTCCATAGAAACCATTATGGCCTGCGGCATGGGGGCGTGTCTGGGATGTGCTGTGCATTCAAAAGAAAATTCTGGAAAATATTTTCATGCCTGTACTGACGGCCCTGTTTTTGATGCACAGACTATTAAACTTTGA
- a CDS encoding 3-deoxy-D-manno-octulosonic acid transferase has protein sequence MAFIPLPEKVYKKKKKKTGIWIHALSLGEVVSAIPLVKAVKHRFAQKEIFFSVSTKTGFETAQRQLKNHVKDIFFFPYDLLFSVKKIIDQVSPEFVIIIETDIWPNFMAETEKQNIPVFLVNTRLSPRSFSGYKRFSFFIGPVLNKFSKICTQSEADAKSFEKLIQKSDNIIITGNIKFDQPVEPVPDEDIKKMRFFMNIDKDCKVIVAGSTHEGEESVLAEVFLKLKICFNNLCLIAVPRNPDRAGSVCGIFQSKGIKALKMADIELKHEPFDVMVVDRIHVLKKLYAVADISFTGGSLAPFGGHNPLEPAVFAKPVIFGPYMSDFNEISKLLLDSGGAVQVKDGDGLYTAFSEFLSSPEKAAKAGQQSFKVFNENKGAVKRTVDIIERYLSR, from the coding sequence ATGGCTTTTATACCCCTGCCTGAAAAGGTTTATAAAAAAAAGAAAAAAAAAACCGGGATATGGATACACGCCCTTTCTTTAGGAGAGGTTGTTTCTGCCATACCTCTTGTAAAAGCTGTGAAACATAGATTTGCACAAAAGGAAATTTTCTTTTCTGTTTCAACTAAAACAGGTTTTGAAACAGCTCAAAGACAATTAAAAAACCATGTAAAAGACATTTTCTTCTTTCCCTATGATCTGCTTTTTTCTGTTAAAAAAATAATAGATCAGGTTAGTCCTGAGTTTGTTATTATTATTGAAACAGATATATGGCCTAACTTCATGGCTGAGACAGAAAAACAAAATATCCCGGTTTTCCTGGTAAATACCCGCCTTTCTCCAAGATCATTTTCAGGATATAAGCGATTTTCCTTTTTTATCGGACCTGTGTTAAATAAATTTTCAAAAATATGCACCCAGTCTGAAGCTGATGCCAAGAGCTTTGAAAAACTTATACAAAAATCTGACAATATTATAATTACCGGCAATATTAAATTTGATCAGCCTGTTGAACCTGTGCCTGATGAAGATATAAAAAAAATGCGCTTTTTCATGAATATTGATAAAGACTGCAAAGTTATTGTGGCAGGAAGTACCCATGAAGGAGAAGAATCTGTGCTGGCAGAGGTTTTTTTAAAGCTTAAAATCTGTTTTAATAATCTCTGTCTGATTGCAGTTCCCAGAAATCCTGACCGGGCAGGCTCTGTGTGCGGAATTTTTCAGTCAAAGGGAATAAAAGCCCTGAAAATGGCAGATATTGAACTGAAGCATGAACCTTTTGATGTAATGGTTGTTGACCGTATCCATGTGCTGAAAAAATTATATGCAGTTGCAGATATAAGCTTTACAGGAGGCAGTCTTGCACCTTTTGGCGGACACAATCCCCTTGAACCGGCAGTATTTGCCAAACCTGTGATATTCGGCCCTTATATGAGCGATTTTAATGAAATATCCAAGCTCCTCTTAGATTCAGGCGGTGCTGTTCAGGTAAAAGATGGAGATGGCCTTTATACTGCATTTTCAGAATTTTTAAGCAGTCCTGAAAAAGCAGCAAAAGCAGGTCAGCAGTCATTTAAGGTTTTTAATGAAAACAAAGGTGCGGTGAAAAGGACTGTGGATATTATTGAACGCTATTTATCAAGATAA
- a CDS encoding TMEM43 family protein: protein MEDETQDIYVEESDSSGDSYSEVSEESWFSRLGGAFKGVFIGGLIFLIGFPLLFWNEGRSVKRYKVLKEGAGSVVSIPADRVDPQYNNKLVHITGLATTDEILSDGQSSMPSGISVNAIKLKRRVQMYQWQEKTNTKTEKKAGGGEQKITTYSYNKIWSENLIDSDKFKKRQEHANPRTMPYQSQTITAEKVTLGAFELPKSYVNRISGFEPLTVNTISSALPESLRDKAQIVQDGYYIGQNPQSPQIGDMKVGYSIVKPVQVSLIAAQKGSSFEPYKMKKGSIDEFVTGSQTSEQMLGAAQSRNSTMAWILRLAGFLAMFIGLAMIFKPLSVVFDVIPFLGNITEKGTSIVAFLIAAGCSLLTIATAWIFYRPLLAFLLIALAAGSVFGVKMLSERKGKKGRMPELTKSVPPPPPGG, encoded by the coding sequence ATGGAAGATGAAACACAAGACATCTATGTTGAAGAATCGGACAGTTCGGGAGATTCTTACTCTGAGGTAAGTGAAGAGTCATGGTTTTCAAGGCTTGGAGGTGCATTTAAAGGAGTGTTTATCGGGGGGCTGATTTTTCTTATAGGTTTCCCCCTTCTTTTCTGGAATGAAGGCAGATCTGTAAAACGGTATAAAGTACTTAAAGAAGGAGCTGGTTCTGTTGTAAGCATCCCGGCAGACAGGGTTGATCCCCAATATAATAACAAGCTGGTTCATATTACAGGCCTTGCCACAACAGATGAGATTCTTTCTGATGGTCAATCAAGTATGCCTTCCGGGATTTCAGTTAATGCCATTAAACTGAAACGCAGGGTACAGATGTATCAATGGCAGGAAAAAACAAATACCAAAACAGAAAAAAAGGCTGGAGGAGGAGAACAAAAGATTACCACTTATTCCTATAATAAAATATGGTCTGAAAATCTAATAGATTCTGATAAATTCAAAAAGCGTCAGGAACATGCCAATCCCAGAACAATGCCATACCAGAGCCAGACAATTACTGCTGAAAAGGTTACATTAGGAGCATTTGAACTGCCTAAAAGCTATGTAAACCGGATAAGCGGATTTGAGCCTCTGACAGTCAATACCATTTCGTCTGCATTGCCGGAATCATTAAGAGATAAAGCACAAATAGTTCAGGATGGATATTATATTGGTCAAAATCCCCAGTCTCCCCAGATAGGTGATATGAAAGTCGGTTACAGCATTGTAAAACCTGTTCAGGTTTCCCTTATTGCTGCTCAAAAAGGCAGCTCTTTTGAACCGTATAAGATGAAAAAAGGCAGTATAGATGAGTTTGTTACAGGTAGTCAAACTTCAGAACAAATGCTTGGTGCTGCCCAGAGCCGCAACAGTACAATGGCCTGGATTCTTCGTTTAGCAGGATTTCTTGCAATGTTTATAGGGCTTGCCATGATATTTAAGCCTCTTTCAGTGGTTTTTGATGTAATACCTTTTCTTGGTAATATTACAGAAAAAGGAACCAGTATAGTGGCTTTTTTAATTGCAGCAGGCTGCTCACTATTAACCATTGCAACAGCCTGGATTTTCTATCGTCCTTTGCTTGCATTCCTGCTTATTGCCCTGGCAGCAGGTTCTGTGTTTGGTGTTAAGATGCTGAGTGAGCGCAAAGGCAAAAAAGGCAGAATGCCAGAACTGACAAAATCTGTTCCGCCGCCCCCGCCTGGAGGATGA
- a CDS encoding DUF3108 domain-containing protein, which translates to MTKLQKSSLLWVYIIMAIMIFTAVFQIYTKPVYADLNQNTDKIKPFYPGEKLTYELRWGMIPAGRATLEVLPFKIVNNIPAYHFVVTAESNDFVDIFYKVRDRIDAYADIDMTRSVLYQKKQHEGKSKRDILVNFDWENNTAIYSNFGKQLEPISLMSGTFDPLSAFYFTRFSEFEDNMLIQRPITDGKKNVIGKVKVIGKETIKSGDKEYETFLIEPELEHVKGVFEKSKNAKIQIWISADNRRIPIRIKSEVVVGSFVGELVSVTEGDPLKNKL; encoded by the coding sequence ATGACAAAATTACAAAAAAGCTCCCTTTTATGGGTATATATTATTATGGCAATAATGATTTTTACTGCTGTTTTTCAAATATATACTAAACCAGTGTATGCTGATTTAAATCAGAATACTGATAAAATAAAACCTTTTTACCCTGGAGAAAAGCTGACATATGAACTTCGATGGGGAATGATACCAGCAGGCAGAGCAACCCTTGAAGTTTTACCTTTTAAGATTGTCAACAATATTCCTGCCTACCATTTTGTTGTTACAGCAGAAAGCAATGATTTTGTGGATATTTTTTACAAAGTCCGTGACAGAATTGATGCTTATGCTGATATTGATATGACCCGGTCTGTTTTATATCAGAAAAAACAGCATGAAGGAAAAAGCAAACGGGATATTTTAGTAAATTTTGACTGGGAAAATAATACTGCAATTTATTCAAATTTTGGCAAGCAGTTAGAACCCATATCTTTGATGTCAGGAACTTTTGATCCTTTATCTGCATTTTATTTTACCCGTTTTTCAGAATTTGAAGATAATATGCTTATCCAGAGACCCATTACTGATGGTAAAAAAAATGTTATTGGCAAGGTAAAGGTTATAGGAAAAGAGACTATAAAATCAGGTGATAAGGAATATGAAACCTTTCTTATTGAACCAGAGCTTGAACATGTAAAAGGCGTGTTTGAAAAAAGTAAAAATGCAAAAATTCAAATATGGATTTCTGCTGATAACAGGCGGATTCCTATTAGAATAAAAAGCGAGGTTGTTGTAGGAAGTTTTGTAGGAGAACTTGTATCAGTTACAGAGGGTGATCCCCTGAAAAATAAATTATAA
- a CDS encoding class I SAM-dependent methyltransferase — MITVNFNKLKIRPGYRILDIGCGSGRHIGEAVRFKHTKVTGTDISYKDLRQAEKRLAFLEEIGEKQGSYSLAASNINHLPFKNNFFDLVICSEVLEHIPDHRKAASEIIRVLKPGKNLVVSVPRYMPEKICWLLSNEYHNNPGGHIRIYTTKELTVLLTQFGVRKWGFHWAHSLHTPYWCLKCLVGPEKKDSKLVNLYHQFLVWDMMKKPVITQFIEKLLNPVLGKSVVLYLTKNIW, encoded by the coding sequence GTGATTACCGTTAATTTTAATAAACTCAAAATCAGGCCTGGATACAGGATTTTGGATATAGGATGCGGCTCAGGAAGACACATTGGCGAAGCAGTCCGTTTTAAACACACAAAGGTTACAGGAACAGATATTAGTTACAAAGACCTGAGACAGGCAGAAAAAAGGCTGGCATTCCTGGAAGAAATAGGAGAAAAACAAGGGTCTTACAGTCTTGCAGCAAGCAATATTAACCATTTGCCCTTTAAGAACAATTTTTTTGATCTGGTTATATGCTCTGAAGTGCTGGAACATATCCCTGACCACAGGAAAGCTGCATCAGAAATCATACGGGTTTTAAAACCAGGTAAAAATCTTGTGGTAAGTGTGCCCAGGTATATGCCCGAAAAAATCTGCTGGTTATTGTCCAATGAGTATCACAATAATCCAGGAGGCCATATCCGTATCTACACCACAAAGGAACTAACAGTGCTGCTTACTCAATTTGGAGTAAGAAAATGGGGATTTCACTGGGCACACAGCCTTCATACTCCTTACTGGTGCCTGAAATGCCTTGTGGGACCTGAAAAAAAGGATTCTAAACTAGTTAATCTTTATCATCAATTTTTAGTCTGGGATATGATGAAAAAGCCTGTCATTACACAATTTATAGAAAAACTCCTTAATCCGGTACTGGGAAAAAGCGTGGTTTTGTATTTAACTAAAAATATCTGGTAG
- the atpE gene encoding ATP synthase F0 subunit C, with amino-acid sequence MEQFALQFFIACVTAAGFGIAIAAFGCGLGQGMGLKAAVEGIARNPESSGKVTVTMLIGLAMIESLCIYALVISLILIYAHPQAAAIAGLFAKGH; translated from the coding sequence ATGGAACAATTTGCATTACAGTTTTTTATCGCTTGTGTAACTGCTGCTGGTTTTGGTATTGCTATTGCTGCTTTTGGCTGCGGTCTTGGACAGGGTATGGGTCTGAAAGCTGCTGTTGAAGGTATTGCAAGAAATCCTGAGTCTTCAGGTAAAGTAACAGTTACCATGCTGATTGGTCTTGCCATGATCGAATCTCTGTGTATTTATGCTCTGGTTATTTCACTGATTCTTATTTATGCACATCCTCAGGCTGCTGCAATTGCAGGTCTTTTTGCAAAAGGTCATTAA
- a CDS encoding ATP synthase subunit I produces MNIQERLLKFVTLTNWILFITASIAGLIMSPPDFSRGIIFGGLIVTVNFHLLYRTLKKNLSPSHLTSHNVILAKYYVRFFISGLIIFFLISNHYVNPIGLFIGLSVVVASIMLATMVEFKKLFFKEAV; encoded by the coding sequence TTGAATATTCAAGAACGATTATTAAAATTTGTAACCCTAACCAACTGGATACTTTTTATTACAGCAAGTATTGCCGGACTTATCATGTCTCCTCCTGATTTTTCCAGAGGCATTATATTCGGGGGACTTATTGTTACTGTGAATTTTCATCTGCTGTACAGAACATTGAAAAAAAATCTTTCCCCGTCTCACCTTACATCCCACAATGTAATTTTAGCCAAGTATTATGTCCGTTTTTTTATAAGCGGTCTTATTATATTTTTTCTTATTTCAAATCATTATGTTAATCCAATAGGCCTTTTTATTGGCTTGTCCGTGGTGGTTGCCAGCATCATGCTTGCAACAATGGTTGAATTTAAAAAACTTTTTTTCAAGGAGGCTGTGTAA
- the atpB gene encoding F0F1 ATP synthase subunit A yields MEHPYMFFVKLFELVGLGHFAHTYPHVVYTWVVMGLLIIAGILASKGVALVPSKMQNLFEIIISGIEDFMVEITGEEGRWLFPLVATIFIFIFISNLIGLVPGFFPPTASLNTTLACALVVVVFTHMIGVKYHGVKYIKHFLGPVWWMIPIIFPIELIGHLARILSLSFRLFGNMMGHELVLGILFALAGLFFAPLPIMALGIFVALVQAFVFFLLSIMYFTGAMEHAH; encoded by the coding sequence GTGGAACATCCCTATATGTTTTTTGTCAAGTTATTTGAACTTGTTGGTCTGGGACATTTTGCCCATACTTATCCTCATGTTGTTTACACATGGGTTGTTATGGGCCTGTTGATTATTGCCGGTATTCTTGCATCTAAAGGGGTTGCTCTTGTTCCTTCAAAGATGCAGAATCTGTTTGAGATTATCATTTCAGGTATTGAGGATTTTATGGTTGAGATTACAGGTGAAGAAGGACGCTGGCTTTTTCCGCTGGTTGCAACAATTTTCATCTTTATCTTTATTTCTAACCTTATCGGCCTTGTTCCTGGATTTTTTCCGCCAACAGCAAGTCTGAATACAACTCTTGCATGTGCTCTGGTTGTTGTTGTTTTTACTCACATGATCGGCGTAAAATATCACGGAGTCAAATATATCAAACATTTTCTTGGGCCGGTATGGTGGATGATACCCATAATATTCCCCATTGAACTGATCGGACATCTGGCACGTATCCTTTCCCTCTCTTTCCGTCTTTTCGGAAACATGATGGGACATGAGCTGGTACTTGGTATTTTGTTTGCCCTGGCAGGTCTTTTCTTTGCGCCTCTGCCGATTATGGCTCTTGGTATCTTTGTTGCTTTGGTGCAGGCTTTTGTATTTTTCCTGCTTTCAATCATGTATTTTACAGGTGCAATGGAACACGCACATTAA